In Paenibacillus algicola, a genomic segment contains:
- a CDS encoding ABC transporter ATP-binding protein → MPGEKDALIQINKVSKHYLMGGEWVKALDDVSLRIQRGDFLSIVGPSGSGKSTLMNVLGCLDTPTSGQYLLDGEEISGLNDHLLAEIRNRKIGFIFQSYNLLNRLSALENVELPLIYRGLPARKRRELAADALAKVGLQEKLYNKPMELSGGQQQRLAIARALAGDPPILLADEPTGALDSRTGKEVMSLIHNLNEAGHTIILITHDQEISRQAGRIVKISDGRLTEEGA, encoded by the coding sequence ATGCCGGGCGAGAAGGATGCACTCATACAGATCAACAAGGTCAGCAAGCATTACTTGATGGGGGGCGAGTGGGTCAAAGCGCTGGATGATGTCTCTCTACGCATTCAGCGGGGGGATTTCCTGAGCATTGTCGGCCCATCCGGATCCGGTAAGTCTACGCTCATGAATGTGCTGGGATGCTTGGATACTCCGACCTCTGGTCAGTATTTGCTGGATGGAGAAGAGATCAGCGGATTAAATGATCATTTGCTGGCTGAAATACGGAACCGGAAGATCGGGTTTATTTTTCAGAGTTATAATCTTTTGAACCGCTTGAGTGCGCTGGAAAATGTAGAGCTGCCCCTGATCTACCGCGGCCTGCCCGCCCGCAAACGCCGCGAGCTGGCAGCAGATGCGCTGGCGAAGGTGGGATTGCAGGAGAAGCTGTACAACAAGCCGATGGAGCTGTCCGGAGGTCAGCAGCAGCGTCTCGCGATTGCCAGAGCACTTGCCGGGGATCCTCCGATTTTGCTGGCGGATGAACCGACAGGGGCGCTGGACAGCCGGACAGGCAAAGAGGTGATGAGCCTGATTCACAATCTGAATGAAGCGGGGCACACCATCATTCTGATTACGCATGATCAGGAGATTTCCCGGCAGGCGGGCCGGATCGTTAAGATCTCGGACGGAAGACTGACCGAGGAAGGAGCTTAA
- a CDS encoding efflux RND transporter periplasmic adaptor subunit has translation MKWKGLLLAAGIGLTGLGAWWGYSYLKPTEATQAAASPVVTVQKGVLEVHVSGTGSIEPAAREIVKFSDNRTIAQVHVAEKEEVKAGDVLITLEAEDVSDKLRVQELNMEKKQLELDELQKKWDEAADEDVRESLTVSIRKQELDMELNQLEIDALVEAQVAEVIKAPADGRVQGIEVKAGDVINQSVNLLEIVDYSHLQMKVNVDELDIAKVKLGQAAEVLVEALPQQSYTGEVTQIAEEGNSTGGVAHFEVTILLKDHTGLKSGMSAEATIQVEQKADVLYLPITAVQSSQNQYYVRVPQNEPASGSTDDEEDTANPAQDTPGSEEVQAARAERMRVAGAEGGGSGMGTGAGGGMRSLTGKQPGSGGMTAAAGQGMQVMVEVGVHNEDFIEIISGLNEGDLVQLPVTASSSAATPMNAGMGGLFPGAGGGGGAGLGGQRARPDGMGGGN, from the coding sequence ATGAAATGGAAGGGATTATTACTAGCGGCGGGAATAGGCCTTACGGGATTAGGGGCATGGTGGGGGTATTCATACCTTAAGCCTACAGAGGCCACACAGGCGGCAGCTTCCCCGGTAGTTACTGTGCAAAAAGGAGTGCTGGAGGTCCACGTCAGCGGTACCGGCAGCATTGAGCCCGCTGCCCGAGAAATCGTGAAGTTCAGCGACAACAGGACCATCGCGCAAGTGCACGTAGCCGAGAAAGAGGAGGTCAAGGCGGGCGATGTGCTAATTACGCTGGAAGCGGAGGATGTTTCAGACAAGCTGCGCGTGCAGGAGCTGAATATGGAAAAGAAGCAGCTGGAGCTGGATGAGCTGCAGAAGAAGTGGGATGAGGCGGCCGACGAGGACGTTCGCGAATCTCTGACTGTCAGCATTCGCAAGCAGGAGCTGGACATGGAACTGAATCAGCTGGAGATTGACGCTCTGGTGGAAGCCCAGGTCGCAGAGGTCATTAAAGCTCCGGCAGACGGAAGAGTACAGGGAATTGAGGTTAAGGCCGGAGATGTAATCAACCAAAGCGTAAATCTTCTGGAGATCGTGGATTACAGCCACCTGCAAATGAAGGTCAACGTGGATGAGCTGGACATTGCCAAGGTGAAGCTGGGGCAGGCTGCAGAGGTTCTGGTTGAAGCGTTGCCGCAACAAAGCTATACCGGAGAAGTGACTCAGATCGCCGAGGAAGGGAACTCAACGGGCGGCGTGGCACATTTTGAGGTCACCATTCTTCTGAAGGATCACACCGGTCTCAAGAGCGGAATGTCAGCGGAAGCAACAATTCAGGTCGAGCAAAAAGCCGATGTGCTGTATCTCCCGATTACAGCCGTGCAGTCTTCGCAGAACCAGTATTACGTACGGGTTCCGCAAAATGAGCCGGCGTCCGGCTCCACGGATGACGAGGAGGACACTGCGAATCCGGCACAAGACACACCCGGTTCCGAAGAAGTTCAAGCAGCCCGGGCGGAGCGAATGAGAGTGGCCGGTGCTGAAGGAGGCGGTTCCGGGATGGGCACTGGTGCAGGCGGAGGCATGCGCAGCTTGACAGGTAAACAGCCGGGCAGTGGCGGAATGACGGCTGCGGCGGGGCAAGGCATGCAGGTCATGGTGGAGGTTGGCGTTCATAATGAGGATTTCATTGAGATTATCTCCGGCTTGAATGAAGGCGATCTGGTGCAGCTTCCGGTGACGGCTTCCTCCTCAGCCGCAACACCGATGAATGCCGGGATGGGAGGGCTGTTCCCGGGTGCTGGCGGCGGAGGTGGCGCCGGTCTTGGAGGACAACGGGCCCGTCCTGACGGCATGGGAGGAGGAAACTAA
- a CDS encoding sensor histidine kinase, producing MTWWNKWRNTLFAKLMLSFMLIMLVSFALSSLVLFHVVKKQLWDGIRSSENMQQQRVIQHIVQAREAGWSQEALKQSLTFSMGPGSRLYQVYDAQGQLLYAFGNSHTGTAVDLTWIQQVLTGQELRQEYKEGDRTLLVTGVYIEGELMEKALLIQSYISDREIRRIVNPYILSTSIALPIAFIFFYLLSRRMTDPLKQMSQAALKYAKGDFRERLHITSGDEIGQLSQTINVMAEELSSIEGMRREFLANVSHDLKTPITSMHGFLSAMLDGTIPPERHTHYLELIRDSSDRMMKLVGDLLDIASIEAGQFGITRTRFNLSEQIRLTMARIEPMFYQHGVAVHLHNVHGDLYVDADEDRIGQVMINLLQNALQHSRRGSEIQVTIEVIGDQAVVTVQDHGSGISPEELSLIWERFYKSDKARSSKTGTGIGLSIVKHIIELHDTDISVTSVLGKGSSFVFSLPLLNE from the coding sequence ATGACGTGGTGGAACAAGTGGCGGAACACATTGTTCGCCAAGCTGATGTTGAGCTTTATGCTCATTATGCTGGTCTCGTTTGCCCTGTCCAGCCTCGTTCTGTTTCATGTCGTCAAAAAACAGCTCTGGGACGGCATCCGCAGCTCTGAAAACATGCAGCAGCAGCGCGTGATTCAGCATATCGTGCAGGCGCGGGAAGCGGGATGGTCCCAGGAAGCGCTTAAGCAGTCGCTGACTTTCAGTATGGGGCCTGGCAGCAGGCTATATCAGGTGTACGATGCACAGGGACAGCTTCTGTATGCGTTCGGGAACTCACATACGGGAACGGCGGTCGATCTGACATGGATACAGCAGGTGCTGACAGGTCAGGAGCTGCGTCAGGAGTATAAGGAAGGAGACCGAACACTTCTGGTGACGGGGGTTTACATTGAAGGAGAGCTGATGGAAAAAGCCCTGCTCATTCAGTCCTATATCTCGGACAGGGAGATTCGCCGCATCGTCAATCCCTATATCCTGAGCACGTCGATTGCCCTGCCGATTGCATTTATTTTCTTCTATCTGCTGTCGCGCCGGATGACCGATCCGCTGAAGCAGATGAGCCAGGCGGCGCTGAAATACGCCAAGGGAGATTTCCGGGAGCGTCTGCACATCACCTCCGGAGATGAGATTGGACAGCTGAGTCAAACGATTAATGTCATGGCTGAGGAGCTGTCTTCTATAGAAGGCATGCGCAGGGAGTTCCTTGCGAACGTCTCCCATGATCTCAAGACACCGATTACGTCAATGCACGGCTTTTTGAGTGCTATGCTGGACGGCACCATTCCACCGGAGCGGCATACGCATTATTTGGAGCTGATTCGGGACTCCTCTGATCGCATGATGAAGCTGGTGGGGGATCTTCTGGATATTGCCAGCATTGAAGCGGGACAGTTCGGGATTACCCGGACCCGCTTTAACTTGTCGGAGCAAATACGGCTGACTATGGCCAGGATCGAGCCGATGTTTTATCAGCACGGGGTGGCCGTACATTTGCATAATGTCCATGGCGACCTGTACGTGGATGCGGATGAGGACCGGATTGGCCAGGTCATGATTAACCTGCTGCAAAATGCGCTGCAGCATTCCAGGCGAGGCAGTGAGATTCAGGTCACAATAGAAGTCATCGGGGACCAGGCAGTCGTTACGGTTCAGGATCATGGCAGCGGCATCTCGCCTGAAGAGCTGAGCCTGATCTGGGAAAGGTTCTACAAAAGCGACAAGGCCCGCAGCAGCAAGACGGGCACCGGAATTGGCTTGTCGATTGTCAAGCACATTATCGAGCTGCACGATACCGACATCTCCGTAACCAGTGTACTAGGAAAGGGCTCTTCCTTTGTGTTTTCATTACCGCTCTTGAATGAATAA
- a CDS encoding response regulator transcription factor: MRKLNLLIIEDDPLICELVRLYAEKEGHGVMEAHDGITGLDKVYEEHPDMVLLDVMLPGMGGWEICERLRKESGIPVIMLTGKGEAYDRIRGLNLGADDYIVKPFDPKELMARIQAVLRRYDPSFMQETVITAGGVSLDMGEYVVRIANEVLTLPPKEMELLYYLVKNPNRVFTRQQLLDQIWGYLYEGDPRTVDVHIKRVREKLKAYATSSSITTIRGVGYKFEVVLR, encoded by the coding sequence ATGAGAAAATTAAACCTGTTAATCATTGAGGATGATCCGCTGATTTGCGAGCTGGTGCGTCTGTATGCGGAGAAGGAAGGGCATGGCGTCATGGAAGCGCATGACGGAATTACGGGTCTGGATAAGGTCTATGAGGAGCATCCCGACATGGTGCTGCTGGACGTCATGCTGCCGGGCATGGGGGGATGGGAGATCTGTGAGAGACTCCGCAAGGAGTCGGGAATTCCGGTCATTATGCTGACGGGCAAGGGGGAGGCTTACGATCGAATCCGGGGGCTGAATCTCGGGGCGGATGATTATATCGTCAAGCCGTTTGATCCGAAAGAACTGATGGCGAGAATTCAGGCGGTCCTTCGGCGATATGATCCTTCTTTTATGCAGGAGACCGTGATCACGGCAGGCGGGGTATCGCTGGACATGGGGGAGTACGTGGTTAGGATCGCGAATGAGGTGCTCACCCTGCCGCCAAAGGAGATGGAGCTGCTCTATTATCTAGTCAAGAACCCGAACCGTGTGTTTACCCGCCAGCAGCTGCTGGATCAGATATGGGGCTATTTGTACGAAGGGGACCCCCGTACTGTGGATGTTCATATCAAGCGAGTCCGTGAGAAGCTGAAAGCTTACGCCACTAGCAGCAGCATTACGACGATTCGCGGTGTAGGCTATAAATTTGAGGTGGTCTTGCGATGA